One Rhinoderma darwinii isolate aRhiDar2 chromosome 6, aRhiDar2.hap1, whole genome shotgun sequence DNA window includes the following coding sequences:
- the LOC142656583 gene encoding uncharacterized protein LOC142656583: MHRKNVRQVLSLLRGNILYGKLEKCVFERKSLPFLGCIIPNRGLQIDREKVKSVLEWPRPQGLRAIQRFLGFAHFYRQFIPNFSPLTAPISALTKKGVNAKDWTLRQSRSSRTSRAPSSLLPFFIILM; encoded by the coding sequence ATGCATCGGAAgaatgttcgccaagtcctgtcgctATTAAGGGGTAACATCTTATACGGCAAActtgagaagtgcgtatttgaaagaAAATCTTTGCCCTTCCTAGGCTGCATTATCCCTAATCGGGGTCTACAGATTGATCGGGAAAAAGTGAAGtctgtcttggagtggccacgtcctcaagggctCCGAGCCATACAGAGATTTCTAGGATTCGCACATTTTTatcgacagttcatcccaaatttctcgcCTCTAACTGCTCCTatctcagctcttaccaagaagggagtgaacgctaaggactgGACCCTGAGGCAAAGTCGAAGTTCTCgaacctcaagagcgccttcatCTCTACTtccgttcttcatcatcctgatgtga